The DNA region CGTCGTCGGTGAGCGCCCTCGCGATTGCGGAGTCGAATCCTGACGTGGTGTACGTCGGGATGGGCGAGACGCAGCTGCGGGGCAACGTCATCCAGGGCGACGGCGTCTACAAGACCTCCGACGGCGGCAAGACGTGGGCGCACGTCGGACTGAAGGACACGCAGACGATCGCGCGCGTGCGCGTGCACCCGCGCAGCGCCGACGTCGTGTTCGTGGCCGTCCTGGGCCATACTTACGGCCCGAACGAGGACCGCGGCGTGTTCCGGTCGAAGGACGGCGGCGCGACATGGCAGAAGGTCCTCTTTCGCAGCGACAGGGCGGGCGCGGTCGACATCTCGATCGACCGGGCCAATCCCGACGTCGTCTATGCCGGCTTCTGGGAGGTCTTCCGGACGCCGCACTCGCTCTCGAGCGGCGGCCCGGGCAGCGGGCTCTTCAAGTCGACCGATGGCGGCGACACCTGGGCGGAGCTGACGAAGAATCCGGGCCTGCCGCAGGGCGTGTGGGGCAAGGTCGGCGTCAGCGTGTCGGCGGCCGATCCGCGGCGTGTGTTCGCCATGATCGAGGCGCACGACGGGGGCCTCTTCCTGTCGGACGACGGCGGCGCGACCTGGGCGCTGCAGACCGCCGACCGGCGCCTGCGTCAGCGCGCGTTCTATTACACGCGCGTCTACGCCGACACCAAGGACCGCGACACCGTGTACGTGATGAACGTCCAGTTCCTGAAGTCGACCGACGCGGGCAAGACGTGGACGACCATCCGCGTCCCGCACGGCGACAACCACGACCTCTGGATCTCCCCCGACGACCATCTGCGCATGATCAACGCCAACGACGGCGGGGCGAACGTGTCGTGGAACGGCGGGCAGAGCTGGACGGAGCAGGACTACCCGACGGCGCAGATGTACAACGTCTTCACGACGAGGCACGTGCCCTACCACGTGTGCGGCGCGCAGCAGGACAACACGACGGCGTGTGTGCCGTCCAACGGTGATGGGTCGGAGTGGTACGCCGCGGCGGGCTGCGAGAGCGGCTACATCGCGCCCGACCCGCAGAACGTCGATGTCACCTACGGCGGCTGCTACGGGGGATCGCTGACGCGGCTCGACCGCTCGACGGGGCAGCTGCGTGCGGTGCACGTCTGGCCCGACAACCCGATGGGCCATGCCTCGAAGGACATCCGCGAGCGGTTCCAGTGGACGTTTCCGATCGTCTTCTCGCGCAAGAACCCGGCCGTGCTCTATGCGGCATCGCAGCATCTCTGGATGACGACGACCGGGGGCGCCTCGTGGCAGCGCATCTCACCCGATCTGTCGCGGGCGGATCCCCGCACGATGGGCGATTCGGGTGGCCCGATCACGCTCGACCAGACGGGCGTCGAGACCTACGCGACGATCTTCACCGTGGCACCGTCGCACCACGACGCCGACACGATCTGGGTGGGCTCCGACGACGGCGTGGCCCACCTGACGCGCGACCACGGCAAGAGCTGGACGCCGATCACGCCGCCGGATCTGCCACCGTTCACGCGCATCAGCCTGATCGAGGAATCGCCGCACGCGCCGGGCACGGCGTACCTCGCGGGCAACCGGTATCAGCGCAACGACCGTGCGCCTTACGTCTACAAGACGACGGATTTCGGGGCGACCTGGACGAAGATCGTGACCGGTCTCCCCGGCGACGACTTCCCGCGCGTCATTCGCGAAGACCCGAAGCGGGCCGGCTTGCTGTACCTCGGAACGGAGCACGGCCTCTACGTGTCGTTCGACGCGGGGGGGCACTGGCAGTCGCTGCGGCTCAACCTGCCGGTGACGCCGGTGCACGGCATCGTCGTCGAGGAGA from Acidobacteriota bacterium includes:
- a CDS encoding glycosyl hydrolase, translated to MWTTMPASHAQAPVGGYDESYFTGLRWRSVGPNRGGRSIAAEGSPSRPLEYYFGATGGGLWKTTDGGTTWEPIADKALATSSVSALAIAESNPDVVYVGMGETQLRGNVIQGDGVYKTSDGGKTWAHVGLKDTQTIARVRVHPRSADVVFVAVLGHTYGPNEDRGVFRSKDGGATWQKVLFRSDRAGAVDISIDRANPDVVYAGFWEVFRTPHSLSSGGPGSGLFKSTDGGDTWAELTKNPGLPQGVWGKVGVSVSAADPRRVFAMIEAHDGGLFLSDDGGATWALQTADRRLRQRAFYYTRVYADTKDRDTVYVMNVQFLKSTDAGKTWTTIRVPHGDNHDLWISPDDHLRMINANDGGANVSWNGGQSWTEQDYPTAQMYNVFTTRHVPYHVCGAQQDNTTACVPSNGDGSEWYAAAGCESGYIAPDPQNVDVTYGGCYGGSLTRLDRSTGQLRAVHVWPDNPMGHASKDIRERFQWTFPIVFSRKNPAVLYAASQHLWMTTTGGASWQRISPDLSRADPRTMGDSGGPITLDQTGVETYATIFTVAPSHHDADTIWVGSDDGVAHLTRDHGKSWTPITPPDLPPFTRISLIEESPHAPGTAYLAGNRYQRNDRAPYVYKTTDFGATWTKIVTGLPGDDFPRVIREDPKRAGLLYLGTEHGLYVSFDAGGHWQSLRLNLPVTPVHGIVVEENDLVIGTHGRSFYVLDNIGVLRQLSAEVTSRRFHLFEPAVAMRRLHASAPIDYYLAEAVDRVTIEILDAQGAVVRTFTGTAEEAKRPAPPAGGFGPQPPRVTTTQGMNRFAWDMRFAGPTTFPGMILWAAAPRGPLAAPGTYEVRVTAGDETRTTALTVRRDPRAAGVTDADVAEQFRFAVEIRDRVTEANEAVMRIRHMKAQIADRIEKARHDRVTSDGQALTARLTEVEGEIYQYRNQSSQDPLNYPIKLNNKIAALQGIVESAEARPTEQSYAVFKELSSRLAVELSKLDALVQREVAGFNRLVTGRRLEAVRNELPAAEPAPGPGVR